A window of Candidatus Fermentibacter sp. genomic DNA:
GTGATGAAGGAGACCAGGTTCTCGAAGAATGGCTTGCCTTCGTGTTCGGCATAGAGGGCGCGCGCATCCGGCCCGCTCACCACTGCGGTCCTCATGGACGAGATGACGAATCCCCTCCGTTCGAAGCGCGAGATGATCTCGCCCGCCAGCCCCCGGAGGAGGGCGTTCGGCTTGAGGATTACGAGCGTGCGTTCCAACTCCGTGAACCTCCCGGGCTTTCATGCCTTCTCGAAGATCGCAGCGGGCGCGCCCCGGTGCAACCCGGGGGACTGCGGCCCGGGGCTCGAGCCATCGGGGCGGGGGGCAGGGCGCGGCCGTGAACGGTGACCGGTTCTCGGAAACCGCGACCAGGTCCTGGGCGAGGTTCGTCTGGAGCCCGGCGACCGGCATCTCCCAGGCCGCGGGCGACTGCGAGAGGCTGCTCGGGATCCAGGCCAGGGCCCTCGTGGAGAGCCCCGATCCCGTGCGCCTTCTACCTCCGGGGCTCTCGGCCGCACTCATGTCCGCTATCCCCGAGACACCGACCCTGGCCGGCCTCGGGAGCCTGCTGTTCACCCTGGATCCTTCGCCCGGCGGGACGGTGGTCACGGTGTTCGAACCCGTGGAGGCCCGCACCAGGGGCGGCTCCATCCTCGATGACATCGGCACCGGGGTGGTCGGGGTGGACGCCTCGGGCATCATCAGGCTCTGGAACAACGCCATGACCTCCATCGTCCCGGTCAAGTCCGAGGCAGCTCTCGGCAGACCCATCGACTCCCTGGTACCTGCGCCCCTCCTCTTCGCGTGGAACGGTGTGATGAATGCCGTGGCCGACGGCCGCATCATCAGGGCGGAACTAAGACCCGGCGTACAGAGGAGGGTCGAGGCAGTGTTCTCTCCCGGGGGCCCGGGGATGATAGGCGTCTTCCTGGACACTTCCGACGGCTTCGAGGCCGAGCGCCGCCTCAGGTCGGCCAGGAGGATGAACCAGACATATTTCCAGAGCATCTCCTCGGGCCTGGTGATGCTCGGCTCCGACCTCCGCATCCTCGTCTCGAACCGGGCGTTCGGACGGATCTTCGGGGTGAGGGAGGGCCTCCCCGGGATGCCCGTGTACGAGGTCCTGCCCCCCGAGAGCTTCGCCTCTCTGGACCAGGCGGTGAGGAGGATCCAGTCGGGGGAGCTCGAGGTCCCGTCCTCCTCCGTCGTCTTCTGCATGCCCGGCGGGGAGAGGAAGGTCGTATCGCAGACCTTCCGCCCCGTCCGGTCCGAGGACGACGAGAATCTCTACATAGTCGGCATCTTCGAGGATATCACGGACAGGTTCGCGCTAGCTGAGATCGTCGAGAGGAACGCCGGGAAGACCGGCAGGATGCTCGAGCTGGTCGACGGGCTGGGGCATGCCGAACCGTCGGCGATGCCGGATCTCGTGGTGTCCTCGATGGTCGAGATCGCGGGCGCCCTTGCCGCCGCGCTGTTCAAGCCGGACAGGCACGGCGCCGGGCGCCTGGCCGCTTCCTACGGCGACTGGCCCTTCGTGCTCCCCGACGACTTCCTCGAACTGAGGATCCCCAGGTCGGCCTGGAGCGGGAGCCAGGGGCTCTGCCTCAGAGTGGACGAGCTCAGGCAGGGAGTCGAGGCCGACCTGTGCCTCGATGTGATCCCGATCGGGTCGGGGCAGCTCGAGAGGGGCTTCCTGGTCCTCCTCTTCGACTCCCAGGAGGCCGCGCATGCCTTCCTGGCGGAGGCCTCGATCCCGGCCTTCCTGATCGGCTCATCTCTGGAGGCCGCGGTGCGTGCGGCCCGCAACGCGCAGATCGAGACCCTCCTGGAGAAGGAGAAGAGGTTCTCGTCCGACCTCCTCGGGGGCATCGGCATCCCGGCGGCCGTCTTCGGAGAGGACTGGCGGGTCCTGATGTGGAACAGGGAGATGTCGGACATCACCGGCCTCGACGCGGAATCCGCCAGGAAGAGGCCGGGGGCCGTGATCGAGTTGCTCTTCGGCCCCATGGGGGGGATAGCCGAGGCCAGGAAGCTTGCTTCCGCCCCATACTCCCCGCCCGTCACCTGGGCCGTGCGCCACTCCGACGGGACCGTGACCGAGTGCTCCTGGCGCATCTGCAGATCCGAACTCGCCGAGAAGGACTCGACCGAGAGCGTGAGCATCCTCTCCGGGGTCAGGCTCGGAGGACAGCAGGAGGAGCGCCTCGAGGGCAGGAGGCACGAGGATGCGATGCTGCTGGCCGGAGCCGTGTCCAGGCTCTCCTATGCCGCCAGCCCCAGGCAGTTCGCCTCTGCTCTTGCCGACTTCGCCGCTGCGGTGACCGGCGCGTCCGGAGCCACTGCGGTGCTGCCGATGCACGAGGGCGTGATGGAAGCCCGTGCAGGCAGGGCCCGGGAGGACAGGACCGTCTCCATCCCGGTCCCTTCCGCCGACGGGCTCCCTTCCGGTCCCGCCAGGCTGGATCTGACCGGGGATGCCTCCAGGCGCAGCCTGGAAATGATAGGATCCATAGCCTCCGGTGCCCTGTCGGGCTCCCTGGCCTGCTCTCTGGGAAGAGGGCTCCTGGACTGCGGCGCACCTCCCGAGACGACCACCGTGCTGTTCTCCGACGAGGGCGGGATGGTCACCTCCCCAGGTCTCGTGAACGGCGTGTGGGTGGAGGGAGGGACGCATGTCGCGAGGCTTCTGGGTATCCCGACGGAGGCGGCGCTGGATGCGATGCGATCCGCCTCTCTGCTGGGCGTCGTGAGCATGGGCGCCGGCGCCGGCACCGCCCCCGCGATCCGGGTGAGCCCGTACCATGCCGGCAGTCTGAGGTTCGTCTGGCATTCCGACCCCGAGGCCATGCACCCGGGTTCCACGATATGGCTGAAGGCCGTGCGCGATCTCTCGGTCTGGCTGCCGGCGAGGCTGAGGGAGGCCAGGGGCAGGCTTTCCGCGCTGTCCCACGTGCTGGGGCGGGAGAACCCGGTCCGCCCCGCCCTCATGTCGCTCCTGCTGGACATGTCGTCCCTCGCACGCGTCTCGGCCCATCTCGGGTTCCTCGGGAGGGCTCTGCTGGCGAACCCCGTCAGGGTGCCCGCATCCGAGGTGATCGGCCTGGTGGTCCAGAAGTGCATAGGCAAGGGCCGGAGGCCTCCGGACCTGGACATGGGCAGCGGGCCGCCCGTGGTGAGGGTCGACGCCGAGCTGATCTCGGACCTGATAGAGGCTTCGATGTCGGCGGGCGGACCAGGTTCTGCCCCTGCAATACGCGTCGGGATGATGCAGGGTGGAAAGGCCGATGGTTCCTACATACATCACGGCCCCGGGGGGCTGGCCGTCTTCGAGATCCTGTGGGACAGGCCCATCGTACCGGTCATCCCGCAGGAGGAGGCCGTGGAACTCGCGGCTGGCGGAACCATGTCCGCCTCGGCCGAACTCGCCATGGTCTCGATCGCGGCCGGGCTCGCGGGATGCATATTCCAGGCGGATGCCAACGGAATACGAATCGTGACTCCGGCTGCCCAGGACGAGGAGTCCTGGGAGCCGGACGCCTGATACCGCCGTTTCCGGGCAACCGGAGCGCGACATGGAGGATGCTGAGTTGGACGGCTACGATTTCGGCTCGATCGAAGAGAGATGGCGGGGCACCTGGGAGAAGGCCGGGCTCTACCGCACCGGCACCAGACCCGGGGCCGAACCCTTCTACTGCCTCGACTTCTTCCCGTACCCTTCGGGATCGGGGCTCTCGGTCGGGCATTGCAGGAACTACATACCGACCGACGTGATCAGCCGGAAGAAGAGGATGTCCGGCTTCAACGTGCTGCATCCCATGGGGTGGGACGCCTTCGGCCAGCCAGCCGAGGAATACGCCATCAAGACGGGTGTCCATCCCAGCGTCGTCACCGCCGCCAACACGGACACGTACCGCAGGCAGATGAAGCTGGTCGAGTGCAGCTACGACTGGGATCGCGAGATCAACTCCAGCTCCCCGGAGTACTACAGGTGGACCCAGGCCTTCTTCCTGCTGCTCTACGACCGCGGCCTGGCATACATGGACGAGAGCGAGCAGATGTGGTGCCCGTCGTGCAGGATCGTCCTCTCCAACGAGGAGGCCGCCGGCGGCGTATGCTGGCGATGCAGCGGCGAAGTGACGCGCAAGCGCCTGCGCCAGTGGTTCTTCAGGATCACCGCATATGCCGACAGGCTCCTTGCGGACCTCGACGACCTGGCCTGGCCCGAGGGCATCAAGGCAATGCAGCGGAACTGGATAGGCCGCTCGGAAGGGGCCGAGGTCGGCTTCACCGTCGAGCTCCCCGGCGGAGGAACCTCCGTTCTGCCCGTCTACACGACGCGGCTGGACACGATCTACGGCGCGACGTTCTGCGTGATCGCCCCCGAGCATCCGGATCTGGGGCGCTTCTGCACCCCCGACCGGCTCAGGTCGGTGCTCGACTATGCCGAGCTGGCCCGCTCGAGGACCGACAGGGAGAGGACGCTTGCGGCCGACAGGGAGAAGACGGGAGTCTTCACGGGCGCATACGCGCAGAACCCCTACAGCGGAGAGCGGATCCCGGTCTGGGTCTCCGACTACGTCCTGTCAGGGTACGGGACGGCCGCCATAATGGCCGTGCCTGCCCATGACGAGAGGGATCACGCCTTCGCGAGGAAGTTCGGCGTCCCCATCCGGGAGGTCATAGCCCCGGGAGGGGTTCCCAGGGGGGTCGAGGAGGCCGCGACGGTTGCCGACGGCCAGCTCATGGAAAGCGGCCCGTTCACCGGCATGGACTCCGCCGATGCCCGCGACGCGATGGCCTCGTACGCCTCCGGGCGGGGCTTTGGCCGCAAGGCGATGCGCTACAGGATCCGCGACTGGCTGGTGAGCCGGCAGAGGTACTGGGGCGCCCCCGTACCGATGATCCACTGCCCGGCCTGCGGCATCGTCCCCGACCGCGACCTGCCCGTCACCCTCCCGGACATGGAGAGTTACGAGCCCGACGAGACCGGACGCTCGCCCCTCGCCAGGGTCGACTCCTGGGTCCGCACGACATGTCCGGAATGCGGCGGCGAGGCCATGCGCGACACGAACACGATGGCCGGCTTCGCCTGCTCGTCCTGGTACTTCCTGCGCTTCGCCTCCCCGAGGCACGCCCAGGCCGCGTTCGATCCGGAGGCCGTGAAGTACTGGCTCCCCGTGGACCTCTACGTGGGTGGCGCCGAGCACGCGGTGATGCACCTGCTCTACGCGCGGTTCTGGACCAAGGTTATGTACGACGCGGGCATGGTGGACTTCACCGAGCCGTTCGAGGTCCTGCTCAACCAGGGCATGCTGCTCGGCGCCGACCACCAGAAGATGTCCAAGTCGAGGGGCAACGTCGTCACACCCGACGAGATGGTGAAGAAGTACGGGGTCGACGCCCTCAGGCTCTACATCCTCTTCATGGGGCCCTTCGAGGCCGAGCTGGAGTGGAGCGAGGAGGGCATCGCCGGCACCTACAGGTTCCTCAAGCGGGTGTGGAGCATCGTCATGGAAACCCAGGCGGCCCCCCTGCTGCCGCGCGACGCCGACTTCGAGCGGGAGCTCAGGTACCACCTGGCCCGCACGGTGAAGAAGGTGACGCAGGACGTCGACACCTTCCAGTTCAACACCGGCGTTGCCGCCATGATGGAATTCGTCAACTTCCTGGCCGCGAACCGCGAGGAGGCGGGCACATGCCTCCAGGTGTGGCGCGAGGCGCTGCGCGACCTGCT
This region includes:
- the leuS gene encoding leucine--tRNA ligase; its protein translation is MDGYDFGSIEERWRGTWEKAGLYRTGTRPGAEPFYCLDFFPYPSGSGLSVGHCRNYIPTDVISRKKRMSGFNVLHPMGWDAFGQPAEEYAIKTGVHPSVVTAANTDTYRRQMKLVECSYDWDREINSSSPEYYRWTQAFFLLLYDRGLAYMDESEQMWCPSCRIVLSNEEAAGGVCWRCSGEVTRKRLRQWFFRITAYADRLLADLDDLAWPEGIKAMQRNWIGRSEGAEVGFTVELPGGGTSVLPVYTTRLDTIYGATFCVIAPEHPDLGRFCTPDRLRSVLDYAELARSRTDRERTLAADREKTGVFTGAYAQNPYSGERIPVWVSDYVLSGYGTAAIMAVPAHDERDHAFARKFGVPIREVIAPGGVPRGVEEAATVADGQLMESGPFTGMDSADARDAMASYASGRGFGRKAMRYRIRDWLVSRQRYWGAPVPMIHCPACGIVPDRDLPVTLPDMESYEPDETGRSPLARVDSWVRTTCPECGGEAMRDTNTMAGFACSSWYFLRFASPRHAQAAFDPEAVKYWLPVDLYVGGAEHAVMHLLYARFWTKVMYDAGMVDFTEPFEVLLNQGMLLGADHQKMSKSRGNVVTPDEMVKKYGVDALRLYILFMGPFEAELEWSEEGIAGTYRFLKRVWSIVMETQAAPLLPRDADFERELRYHLARTVKKVTQDVDTFQFNTGVAAMMEFVNFLAANREEAGTCLQVWREALRDLLVMLAPMTPFISEELGRRCGFVPEGGSIHTSQWPSWVEADLVRRSVELAVQVAGKVRARITVPADAPEEEVRAAALANERIRELLGGREPGRVLVVPGRLVNIIP
- a CDS encoding PAS domain-containing protein; this encodes MNGDRFSETATRSWARFVWSPATGISQAAGDCERLLGIQARALVESPDPVRLLPPGLSAALMSAIPETPTLAGLGSLLFTLDPSPGGTVVTVFEPVEARTRGGSILDDIGTGVVGVDASGIIRLWNNAMTSIVPVKSEAALGRPIDSLVPAPLLFAWNGVMNAVADGRIIRAELRPGVQRRVEAVFSPGGPGMIGVFLDTSDGFEAERRLRSARRMNQTYFQSISSGLVMLGSDLRILVSNRAFGRIFGVREGLPGMPVYEVLPPESFASLDQAVRRIQSGELEVPSSSVVFCMPGGERKVVSQTFRPVRSEDDENLYIVGIFEDITDRFALAEIVERNAGKTGRMLELVDGLGHAEPSAMPDLVVSSMVEIAGALAAALFKPDRHGAGRLAASYGDWPFVLPDDFLELRIPRSAWSGSQGLCLRVDELRQGVEADLCLDVIPIGSGQLERGFLVLLFDSQEAAHAFLAEASIPAFLIGSSLEAAVRAARNAQIETLLEKEKRFSSDLLGGIGIPAAVFGEDWRVLMWNREMSDITGLDAESARKRPGAVIELLFGPMGGIAEARKLASAPYSPPVTWAVRHSDGTVTECSWRICRSELAEKDSTESVSILSGVRLGGQQEERLEGRRHEDAMLLAGAVSRLSYAASPRQFASALADFAAAVTGASGATAVLPMHEGVMEARAGRAREDRTVSIPVPSADGLPSGPARLDLTGDASRRSLEMIGSIASGALSGSLACSLGRGLLDCGAPPETTTVLFSDEGGMVTSPGLVNGVWVEGGTHVARLLGIPTEAALDAMRSASLLGVVSMGAGAGTAPAIRVSPYHAGSLRFVWHSDPEAMHPGSTIWLKAVRDLSVWLPARLREARGRLSALSHVLGRENPVRPALMSLLLDMSSLARVSAHLGFLGRALLANPVRVPASEVIGLVVQKCIGKGRRPPDLDMGSGPPVVRVDAELISDLIEASMSAGGPGSAPAIRVGMMQGGKADGSYIHHGPGGLAVFEILWDRPIVPVIPQEEAVELAAGGTMSASAELAMVSIAAGLAGCIFQADANGIRIVTPAAQDEESWEPDA